In one window of Nodosilinea sp. PGN35 DNA:
- a CDS encoding P-II family nitrogen regulator produces the protein MHLVKKIEIIANSFELAKILNVLKKSGVHGHAVIRNVEGSGLREGSEDLDMTMLDNVYIIAFCMPEQIKTVAENVRPLLNKFGGTCYISDVMEIRSIKCVASL, from the coding sequence ATGCACCTGGTCAAAAAGATTGAAATTATCGCCAACTCCTTTGAGCTGGCCAAAATTTTAAACGTGCTGAAGAAATCTGGCGTCCATGGCCACGCGGTGATTCGCAATGTCGAGGGCTCGGGGCTGCGCGAAGGCAGTGAAGACTTAGACATGACTATGCTCGACAATGTCTACATCATTGCCTTTTGTATGCCCGAGCAAATTAAGACAGTGGCCGAAAATGTGCGGCCCCTGCTGAATAAATTTGGCGGCACCTGCTACATCTCCGACGTGATGGAAATTCGCTCGATCAAATGTGTGGCATCCCTGTAA
- a CDS encoding sodium-dependent bicarbonate transport family permease codes for MNANLIVSNILNPPVLFFFLGMLAVLVKSDLEIPPPIPKLFSLYLLLAIGFKGGVELTKSGIDQQLVLTILAAIMMACAVPLYTFFILRLKLDTYDSAAIAATYGSISAVTFITASAFLTELGMAFDGFMVAALALMESPAIIVGLILVNFFSRDEKREFVWSEVLRDAFLNSSVFLLVGSLIIGMLTGEHGWEVLSPFTQDMFYGVLTFFLLDMGLVAAKRIKDLQKTGLFLISFAILIPILNAGIGLLIARAINMPQGDALLFAVLCASASYIAVPAAMRLTVPEANPSLYVSTALAVTFPFNIIVGIPLYLYGINLLWS; via the coding sequence ATGAACGCCAATTTGATCGTGTCCAATATTTTGAACCCCCCGGTGCTATTTTTCTTTTTGGGGATGTTAGCGGTTCTAGTCAAGTCTGATTTAGAAATTCCACCGCCAATTCCCAAGCTGTTTTCTCTTTATTTATTGCTGGCGATCGGGTTTAAAGGGGGGGTTGAGCTAACTAAAAGCGGCATTGATCAGCAGCTGGTGCTGACTATCTTGGCGGCCATTATGATGGCCTGTGCGGTGCCGCTCTACACCTTCTTTATTCTGCGGCTCAAGCTCGACACCTACGACTCAGCGGCGATCGCCGCCACCTACGGCTCCATTAGCGCCGTTACCTTTATTACCGCCAGCGCCTTCCTGACCGAGTTGGGCATGGCCTTCGACGGCTTTATGGTCGCGGCCCTGGCCCTAATGGAGTCTCCGGCCATCATCGTGGGGCTGATTCTGGTCAACTTCTTTTCGCGAGACGAAAAGCGAGAATTTGTCTGGTCTGAGGTGCTGCGCGATGCCTTTCTCAACAGCTCAGTCTTTTTGCTGGTGGGCAGCCTAATTATCGGCATGCTGACCGGCGAGCACGGGTGGGAGGTGTTGTCGCCCTTTACCCAAGACATGTTCTATGGCGTCCTGACCTTCTTCCTGCTCGATATGGGTTTAGTTGCCGCCAAAAGAATTAAAGACTTGCAGAAAACCGGCCTGTTCTTGATTTCCTTTGCCATACTGATCCCAATTCTCAATGCTGGGATTGGGCTCCTAATTGCCAGGGCGATCAACATGCCCCAGGGGGATGCCCTGTTGTTTGCGGTGCTGTGCGCCAGTGCTTCCTACATCGCGGTGCCTGCGGCCATGCGGCTGACGGTGCCCGAAGCCAACCCCAGTTTGTACGTATCTACGGCCCTAGCGGTGACCTTTCCGTTCAACATCATCGTTGGCATTCCGCTTTATCTGTACGGTATAAATCTGTTGTGGAGCTAA
- a CDS encoding cysteine hydrolase family protein, with the protein MPTPLPAQPYPYPLPPTGLALIIIDMQRDFIEPGGFGDALGNDVGLLRAIIPQVRALQDAFRRYNLPIFQTVEGHLPDLSDCPPSKRDRGHGALKIGDPGPMGRILVLGEPGNGIIPELAPLPGEVIIPKPGKGAFYATDLEAHLKAQGVTHLVITGVTTEVCVQTTMREANDRGYECLLVEDATESYFPEFKQATLEMVRAQGGIIGWTASTEAVLSTLAAQYSAQVAV; encoded by the coding sequence ATGCCCACCCCCCTCCCCGCCCAACCCTACCCCTACCCCCTACCCCCCACCGGCCTGGCGCTGATCATCATCGACATGCAGCGCGATTTCATCGAGCCTGGGGGCTTTGGCGATGCCCTGGGCAACGATGTCGGCCTGCTGCGGGCGATCATTCCCCAGGTCAGGGCACTGCAAGATGCCTTTCGCCGCTATAACCTGCCGATTTTTCAGACCGTGGAGGGGCACTTGCCCGATCTGTCGGACTGTCCGCCGTCGAAGCGCGATCGCGGCCACGGCGCCCTCAAGATTGGCGACCCTGGCCCCATGGGGCGCATACTGGTGTTGGGGGAGCCGGGCAACGGCATTATTCCCGAACTGGCCCCGCTGCCGGGGGAAGTGATCATCCCCAAGCCGGGTAAGGGGGCTTTCTACGCCACGGATCTGGAGGCCCACCTCAAGGCTCAGGGCGTTACCCACCTGGTGATTACCGGGGTGACCACCGAGGTGTGTGTGCAGACCACCATGCGCGAGGCCAACGATCGCGGCTACGAGTGCCTGCTGGTAGAAGACGCCACCGAGAGCTACTTCCCCGAATTCAAGCAGGCCACTCTGGAGATGGTGCGCGCCCAGGGCGGCATCATCGGCTGGACGGCCTCGACGGAGGCGGTGCTGAGCACCCTGGCAGCCCAGTACAGTGCTCAGGTGGCGGTGTAG